Proteins encoded in a region of the Rutidosis leptorrhynchoides isolate AG116_Rl617_1_P2 chromosome 9, CSIRO_AGI_Rlap_v1, whole genome shotgun sequence genome:
- the LOC139868767 gene encoding uncharacterized protein: protein MSLGWYVVLKVTSLIDSPKALSEVWVVTERNYDREVLREESEILVTKMNEKQKFIYDLIVNASILKKQELVFVYGYGGTRKTFLWKCIITFLRSEGKIVLAVASSGIASLLLPAGRTAHSRFKLPIDLTDETVCNIKKNTHLGNLLKETELIVWDEAPMNDKKCFEALNRTLRDILSCEHLAFGENMRLQQISTSSHSRTVFEIFLNWLLDIGNGNVGEPDAEDPVNSSWINIPDKYLIVDDDNGIQNLISFIYNAEMLKNPTALEIQSKVIICPKNDDADMINNLIINIIEKPSKTYYSYNEAKPYGNDRGENLNLAGGLCNDTRMIVTQLFSTSVQAEIITGARVGEKVYIPKICLIHKEGTLPFILRRKQLPLKISYAMTLNKSQGQSFNKIGIYLPKPVFGHGQLYVALSRATSPYGLKILMKQHENHNPKTTKNIVFKDFLQMITNIEVSTLLSAYIS, encoded by the exons atgtcACTAGGATG GTACGTCGTGTTGAAGGTTACAAGCTTGATTGactcaccaaaggcgttaag cgaggtttgggttgttacagaacgCAATTATGATCGTGAAGTATTACGTGAAGAGTCAGAAATACTGGTAACGAAGATGAATGAAAAACAGAAATTCATATACGATCTAATCGTTAATGCTTCGATCTTAAAAAAACAAGAATTAGTTTTCGTCTATGGCTATGGGGGCACAAGAAAGACATTTCTTTGGAAATGCATAATTACATTTTTAAGATCTGAAGGAAAAATAGTTTTAGCTGTTGCCTCCTCCGGTATTGCATCATTATTACTCCCAGCTGGCAGAACTGCTCATTCAAGATTTAAGTTACCAATAGATTTGACTGATGAAACAGTTTGTAACATAAAAAAGAATACCCATCTAGGTAACTTACTAAAGGAAACTGAATTAATTGTCTGGGATGAAGCGCCGATGAATGACAAAAAATGTTTTGAAGCCCTTAATAGAACTCTTCGAGATATTCTTAGTTGTGAGCATTTAGCGTTTGGAG AGAATATGAGACTGCAACAAATAAGTACATCATCTCATTCGAGAACTGTTTTCGAAATTTTTTTAAATTGGTTATTAGACATTGGAAACGGAAACGTAGGGGAACCAGATGCGGAAGATCCAGTTAACTCTTCATGGATAAACATACCTGATAAGTACTTGATAGTTGACGACGACAATGGCATTCAGAATCTTATATCTTTCATATATAATGCTGAGATGCTGAAAAACCCTACTGCTTTAGAAATACAATCAAAAGTCATCATTTGCCCTAAGAATGATGATGCTGACATGATTAACAATCTGATTATCAACATAATCGAAAAACCAAGCAAAACATACTACAGCTACAATGAAGCAAAACCTTACGGGAATGACCGCGGAGA AAATCTCAACCTTGCTGGAGGACTCTGTAATGACACTAGAATGATTGTAACCCAGCTTTTCAGCACATCCGTGCAAGCTGAAATTATCACGGGTGCAAGAGTCGGTGAAAAAGTTTACATCCCAAAAATATGCTTAATTCACAAAGAGGGAACCCTCCCATTCATCCTAAGGAGGAAACAACTACCTTTAAAGATATCTTACGCGATGACATTAAATAAAAGTCAAGGCCAGTCATTTAACAAAATAGGAATATATCTACCAAAACCGGTTTTCGGGCACGGTCAACTTTATGTGGCTCTATCTAGAGCAACATCTCCTTACGGTTTGAAAATCTTAATGAAACAACATGAAAACCACAATCCAAAGACAACTAAAAATATAGTTTTCAAAGATTTCTTACAAATGATAACCAACATTGAGGTTTCAACATTACTTTCTGCTTATATTTCGTAA